A stretch of the Argentina anserina chromosome 6, drPotAnse1.1, whole genome shotgun sequence genome encodes the following:
- the LOC126798807 gene encoding alpha carbonic anhydrase 4-like, translating into MPFPILKQLIMSFFIPNPRPNLFFFLILGFLISSSHHSFFPICRAALDDSGEVGDELPFAYVEGTGKGPKNWGDIDPHWKACDTGNMQSPIDLLNIRVQVFPNLGKLKRDYKPAPATVKNRGHDITVRWKEDAGKININGTDYNLLQSHWHSPSEHTFNGSRYDLELHVIHRSSTGKLAVIGIVYKYGRPDPFLSELFHHINSVGKEEVDIGIINPGNIKFGSRKYYRYIGSLTVPPCTEGVIWTIVKKVRTVSREQVRALRETVHDGYAVNARPTQQFNGRPVLLYTPGENGGSG; encoded by the exons ATGCCATTTCCAATTCTGAAGCAACTCATCATGTCGTTCTTCATCCCCAACCCCAGACCCaacttgttcttctttctCATTTTGGGTTTCCTGATCTCTTCATCCCATCACTCCTTTTTCCCCATTTGCAGAGCGGCACTTGATGACTCTGGTGAAGTTG GTGATGAACTTCCATTTGCTTATGTAGAAGGAACTGGTAAAGGACCAAAGAATTGGGGTGATATtgacccacactggaaagctTGTGATACTGGAAACATGCAATCTCCTATTGATCTTTTAAATATTAGGGTGCAGGTTTTTCCTAACTTGGGGAAATTGAAAAGGGATTACAAACCAGCCCCTGCTACTGTCAAGAACAGAGGGCATGACATTACG gtgaGGTGGAAAGAAGATGCCGGGAAAATCAATATTAATGGCACAGACTATAATCTGCTACAAAGCCATTGGCATTCACCTTCTGAACACACTTTTAATGGATCAAG GTATGATTTGGAGCTTCACGTAATCCATAGAAGCTCTACTGGAAAACTCGCTGTTATTGGAATTGTATACAAATATGGCCGACCAGATCCCTTCCTTTCCGAG CTGTTTCACCACATAAACTCAGTCGGGAAAGAAGAGGTTGATATTGGGATTATTAATCCAGGAAACATTAAGTTTGGAAGCAGAAAGTATTATAGATACATTGGTTCTCTCACAGTTCCTCCCTGCACTGAGGGTGTCATTTGGACAATAGTCAAAAAG GTGAGAACGGTTTCAAGGGAGCAAGTGCGAGCACTAAGAGAGACAGTTCATGAT GGATATGCGGTAAATGCAAGGCCAACTCAACAATTCAATGGGAGACCAGTGCTGTTATACACTCCAGGCGAGAATGGTGGTTCTGGTTAG